AAAGAGtccaactgttttttaaaataatttattcagAAAGAAATTAGACATTCTCAAAAAGATGCAATTAGTTTCCCAATTAGAGAGAAAGGAAGAGTTTTCCCAAATTCCAACTGACCTCATAGTCTTTCTATTAAACAGGAATATTTATCTGAATAAGAGATAATTTGCTGACTTTGTTTCCTAAATAAGCACATTTGAATATTGTGACTTTGAATGCAGCCCCAAAAGGTTTCCACTAACTGTTGTTATGATATTTCGCCAAGTTGCATATCACCAAATTACACAATGTATGTCTCTCACTTGTTTtcaacaaatataaaaaacatgtaGTGTCACAGTAGAATTAGATTTTTGGAGGAAAGCATCTTGAAGAACAAAGTCAAAGGTGACAAAGGGCCATTTGAATTGTATTTGAAAGTGTGTAGAGTTCCTATTGGTCAGCTGGAtgttgaggtgtgtgtgtgtgggcactGATCACATAGCTGGTTGCTATAAAAGCAGGGTGATTGCTGTTCAGCAGCCACGGATCACATCACAAACTGACTGATAGCAAATACAATCTCTGAAAACTGATCTGTGTGGCTTGTTGTCCAAACAGTAACAGATATGGGAAAAAGCAACTTTGAACTGGCACTATACCTCGTACTCATTGCTGCCTGTGGCTTAAAAGGAAGCATTAAACGCTccagattttttatttatgagGAAAAGAACTGGACACAAGCAAGACTATACTGCCAGACACATTATGTTGACTTGGTTACTTGGGACATGATAAATGTTAATTCTATGATACCATTTTTGGTCCAAATAAATATCCCATACATTTGGATTGGTCTACTCAGAGATCCTGAAGATGACTCAGTCTGGAAGTCTATAAATCTAAGGTGAGTGTTTTTGAAATGACCTTTATGTGAATGTCCATGTCTGTCTATATAAATATGACAAAACTGAGTAGCTGAGTTTGAGATGATTGTTGTGTTGATTTCAGAACCGGTGAAGGTGTCTCAGGTGATGACCTCTCACGTACCAGCAAATGGGCCTCTGCACAGCAGGACTACTGTGCAGTTGTAGGAAATGACCTCATGTGGTACAGTGCACAATGTTCAAGTATCAATAATGTCTACTGTTCCCAAGGTGATGTAATCCGGTACCACAGTGTTATGCTCAGTTGGTATGACGCTGTAAAGTACTGTATGGAAAACTATGGTTACCTAGCCACTGTCACCCAGGTAAACTCAGGTGATATTGACAAAGGGGGCTGGATTGGACTGTATCGAGTGGGGGGCAAGACCTGGAACTGGACGGGTAGTTTAGGATCTAGCTACAGAAACTGGGCACCAGGACAGCCAGTCACTGCAGACTGTGGCTCTTTGGATGCTTCTGCCGGAGGCTGGGTAGCCTATGCATGCTCTAAAGAGTTTTCCTCTATATGCTTTTATGACAACCTGGTGGTGGTGAATGAGAACAAGACATGGGAGGATGCCTTGATTCACTGCAGAAGGATGAAAGCATCATGTTCTGGCTGTAAGTACGACCTCCTGAGCCTGACCGATGTCTCTCAGTACAACTATGTCAGAGACAGGATCTACAGAGCAACTACTGATGAggtttgagttattttttaattacagaTGTTCTTTTAAATGCATCACTTGTTCATAGATTCTGCATTAAACACCAGAGGAGTTCACGTTCAAGTGCCTTTACTCTTTCTACTAGTTCAGTGCTTTAAGGCTGTGCTGTGGAGATGTTTAAAATCTATACTCTAGAAAAGAagtgtatgtaaaaaaaaaaattttaaaaaaaatttaaattaaaaaaaggatcAATATTCATTTCAGGAAAGGCTTTGCTAAAGCCTTGGTAATCAGTATTTGTACCCGGCttaatttgcaaataaaaatctcttttacCAACACTTGCACAGCCAGGACTGACTCTCCCATTTTTGTCCTGTGTTTCTCAGGCTTGGATTGGCTTGCGCTTCATGGGAGGAAAATGGTTTTGGTTAAATGGAGACAAACCAGGTCCTGAGGATATGCTGCCAGACTGTCCGCCCAACTGGGAACACTGTGGGACTTTGTCCAAATTTGACACAAACAGCACGTGGATGATCAGGGACTGCGCAGAAAGAAGAAACTTTGTCTGCATTCAAGTAACCTCATAGTGAATGAAACTGGCAAATGCTACAATAATGCTTGTTCTATCTGAAAGTTAGAGTTATGCACTAATCAGATCTATGCTAAGTGTGATGctaatattatttattaatccTTTCATTGTAACACACATTATGCAATATACATATGTTATGATCTCTGAAAACAACGGTGTACTCTGAGGTTTGTACTCTTgttgtaaaattattttaagtCTTTGTATCCAGCTCGTGTGATCTTTACAGATACCATCACAAACACATTAATACTGTGCAGTTCTAGGAGTTTCCCTTGCTTCATTCAGTTGCAACATTAACATGAAATCATTACATGGCTTTAAGCTAGAGTGGCAAAGGCTCCTTTAATGACAGATGTATTATTCAAGCACCTTAAATGACTTTAGATGACTTCTTGAAAATGAAATCTTTTGCCTCTATTAATAAACTTCTTGCAAAGGCAAAAATCTCATATTGTTTTATCTTTGTTCTCGACTTTCTGTTTTCAATTATagtttggttaggtttaggtaaCAAATGTACTTGTTTAGATTTATAGAAATATATTCTTGCGGTTTAAAAGTGGCACTTTTACTAAATTTCATGTCAGATAGCAAAGCTCTCCCAGCTGCAACAGCTGTCACCTGTAATCCTCCAAATGATAACACCACAAGAATAATGGGCACCTGAACAAAGACTAGCATATCATGCCTGTCAAAGCTATGTCAGTGTCGAGGACTTTTACTGAAAGTCACCCGGAGACGATTCGCCCCGTCAGTTTAACATGGCAGCCTAGAGGTTTATTCACGatgcaaatgtgcaaaaaacagCTTGCCCAGTTCAAGTCACAGTTAACAGGAGACTGATACACCCGTAAAACAGAGACAGCTACAGTTTCCTATGAGCACAAAACAATCAGAGCTTTGAGCGACAATATCCAACTGTATCCTCAAGATGGCGATAATGTAAAGGATAATGTACAGGATGGATGTAAACAGGCAAGGAGCTTTATGACAGCACTGCCTGAAATGACAGGAGAAAGATCCCCTTTTTTGGTGTTGTTTAATTTATGTCTATTTTAAAATTCGACAAGGCAATTAACGCTTGCCTTACTTGTCCTGATGGAACTCCACTGTGTTATATCTGCACATACAATGTTTTATACACAAGTTTGAGTTACAGTATGCTTAACTATATTAACTACTCTCAGAGTGCCTTATTAGCATATAACAGTAGGCAGTAGATACCAGAGAAAACTGAGCCATGTTGGGTTTTGTGAAGCCAGAGGTGGCCTCATAtatgctactactactactactactgataataaatgataataaatacataaataaataaactaccCATCTAAGTGTTGTTATGAATGGTTAAACCATACAAAGGCTTTTTACAGTAAGTAAATGTGCTTTTTAATCCTCTAAAATTTGACTTTTTATCACAAGAGTCTGTactgaactgcagtttttgccaCTTCAGCATAGATTTAATGAAGTAAATCTCCTCTGTCGACCTCTTGTGTTTTGCTTCCCCCTGGTGGTGAATACAGTTTGTCTCAGGATCAGCTACCCCCTACTTGTATTTGCCTTTTTTAACTTTCCACCTTCATGTCAGTCTAAGTAATCTGCTCATAACATTTCCAAT
This sequence is a window from Oreochromis aureus strain Israel breed Guangdong linkage group 11, ZZ_aureus, whole genome shotgun sequence. Protein-coding genes within it:
- the LOC120442625 gene encoding C-type mannose receptor 2-like, which produces MENYGYLATVTQVNSGDIDKGGWIGLYRVGGKTWNWTGSLGSSYRNWAPGQPVTADCGSLDASAGGWVAYACSKEFSSICFYDNLVVVNENKTWEDALIHCRRMKASCSGCKYDLLSLTDVSQYNYVRDRIYRATTDEAWIGLRFMGGKWFWLNGDKPGPEDMLPDCPPNWEHCGTLSKFDTNSTWMIRDCAERRNFVCIQVTS